A window from Saccharomyces cerevisiae S288C chromosome XIII, complete sequence encodes these proteins:
- the PGM2 gene encoding phosphoglucomutase PGM2 (Phosphoglucomutase; catalyzes the conversion from glucose-1-phosphate to glucose-6-phosphate, which is a key step in hexose metabolism; functions as the acceptor for a Glc-phosphotransferase; protein abundance increases in response to DNA replication stress; PGM2 has a paralog, PGM1, that arose from the whole genome duplication), with translation MSFQIETVPTKPYEDQKPGTSGLRKKTKVFKDEPNYTENFIQSIMEAIPEGSKGATLVVGGDGRYYNDVILHKIAAIGAANGIKKLVIGQHGLLSTPAASHIMRTYEEKCTGGIILTASHNPGGPENDMGIKYNLSNGGPAPESVTNAIWEISKKLTSYKIIKDFPELDLGTIGKNKKYGPLLVDIIDITKDYVNFLKEIFDFDLIKKFIDNQRSTKNWKLLFDSMNGVTGPYGKAIFVDEFGLPADEVLQNWHPSPDFGGMHPDPNLTYASSLVKRVDREKIEFGAASDGDGDRNMIYGYGPSFVSPGDSVAIIAEYAAEIPYFAKQGIYGLARSFPTSGAIDRVAKAHGLNCYEVPTGWKFFCALFDAKKLSICGEESFGTGSNHVREKDGVWAIMAWLNILAIYNKHHPENEASIKTIQNEFWAKYGRTFFTRYDFEKVETEKANKIVDQLRAYVTKSGVVNSAFPADESLKVTDCGDFSYTDLDGSVSDHQGLYVKLSNGARFVLRLSGTGSSGATIRLYIEKYCDDKSQYQKTAEEYLKPIINSVIKFLNFKQVLGTEEPTVRT, from the coding sequence ATGTCATTTCAAATTGAAACGGTTCCCACCAAACCATATGAAGACCAAAAGCCTGGTACCTCTGGTTTGCGTAAGAAGACAAAGGTGTTTAAAGACGAACCTAACTACacagaaaatttcattcaatCGATCATGGAAGCTATTCCAGAGGGTTCTAAAGGTGCCACTCTTGTTGTCGGTGGTGATGGGCGTTACTACAATGATGTCATTCTTCATAAGATTGCCGCTATCGGTGCTGCCAACGGTATTAAAAAGTTAGTTATTGGCCAGCATGGTCTTCTGTCTACGCCAGCCGCTTCTCACATCATGAGAACCTACGAGGAAAAATGTACTGGTGGTATTATCTTAACCGCCTCACATAATCCAGGTGGTCCAGAAAATGACATGGGTATTAAGTATAACTTATCCAATGGGGGTCCTGCTCCTGAATCCGTCACAAATGCTATTTGGGAGATTTCCAAAAAGCTTACCAGCTATAAGATTATCAAAGACTTCCCAGAACTAGACTTGGGTACGATAGgcaagaacaagaaatacGGTCCATTACTCGTTGACATTATCGATATTACAAAAGATTATGTCAACTTCTTGAAGGAAATCTTCGATTTCGACTTAATCAAGAAATTCATCGATAATCAACGTTCTACTAAGAATTGGAAGTTACTGTTTGACAGTATGAACGGTGTAACTGGACCATACGGTAAGGCTATTTTCGTTGATGAATTTGGTTTACCGGCGGATGAGGTTTTACAAAACTGGCATCCTTCTCCGGATTTTGGTGGTATGCATCCAGATCCAAACTTAACTTATGCCAGTTCGTTAGTGAAAAGAGTAGATCGTGAAAAGATTGAGTTTGGTGCTGCATCCGATGGTGATGGTGATAGAAATATGATTTACGGTTACGGCCCATCTTTCGTTTCTCCAGGTGACTCCGTCGCAATTATTGCCGAATATGCAGCTGAAATCCCATATTTCGCCAAGCAAGGTATATATGGTCTGGCCCGTTCATTCCCTACCTCAGGAGCCATAGACCGTGTTGCCAAGGCCCATGGTCTAAACTGTTATGAGGTCCCAACTGGCtggaaatttttctgtGCTTTGTTCGACGCTAAAAAATTATCTATTTGTGGTGAAGAATCGTTTGGTACTGGTTCCAACCACGTAAGGGAAAAGGACGGTGTTTGGGCCATTATGGCGTGGTTGAACATCTTGGCCATTTACAACAAGCATCATCCGGAGAACGAAGCTTCTATTAAGACGATACAGAATGAATTCTGGGCAAAGTACGGCCGTACTTTCTTCACTCgttatgattttgaaaaagttgaaacagaaaaagCTAACAAGATTGTCGATCAATTGAGAGCATATGTTACCAAATCGGGTGTTGTTAATTCCGCCTTCCCAGCCGATGAGTCTCTTAAGGTCACCGATTGTGGTGATTTTTCATACACAGATTTGGACGGTTCTGTTTCTGACCATCAAGGTTTATATGTCAAGCTTTCCAATGGTGCAAGATTCGTTCTAAGATTGTCAGGTACAGGTTCTTCAGGTGCTACCATTAGATTgtacattgaaaaatactgCGATGATAAATCACAATACCAAAAGACAGCTGAAGAATACTTGAAGCCAATTATTAACTCGGTCATCAAGTTCTTGAACTTTAAACAAGTTTTAGGAACTGAAGAACCAACGGTTCGTACTTAA
- a CDS encoding uncharacterized protein (hypothetical protein) has protein sequence MILVHTGNVLYPRFIVVAFTFEQRQGGRCKGGKATCMASVQSYKVTMQISSMTIIYPLFIFFSL, from the coding sequence ATGATTTTAGTACATACAGGGAACGTCCTCTACCCACgttttattgttgttgcatTTACTTTTGAACAGCGACAGGGGGGAAGGTGTAAAGGAGGAAAAGCAACCTGCATGGCTAGTGTTCAAAGTTACAAGGTAACAATGCAAATCAGTAGTATGACAATTATTTACCCgctatttatttttttttctctttaa
- the YKU80 gene encoding ATP-dependent DNA helicase YKU80 (Subunit of telomeric Ku complex (Yku70p-Yku80p); involved in telomere length maintenance, structure and telomere position effect; required for localization of telomerase ribonucleoprotein via interaction with TLC1 guide RNA; relocates to sites of double-strand cleavage to promote nonhomologous end joining during DSB repair; colocalizes with quiescent cell telomere hyperclusters), producing MSSESTTFIVDVSPSMMKNNNVSKSMAYLEYTLLNKSKKSRKTDWISCYLANCPVSENSQEIPNVFQIQSFLAPVTTTATIGFIKRLKQYCDQHSHDSSNEGLQSMIQCLLVVSLDIKQQFQARKILKQIVVFTDNLDDLDITDEEIDLLTEELSTRIILIDCGKDTQEERKKSNWLKLVEAIPNSRIYNMNELLVEITSPATSVVKPVRVFSGELRLGADILSTQTSNPSGSMQDENCLCIKVEAFPATKAVSGLNRKTAVEVEDSQKKERYVGVKSIIEYEIHNEGNKKNVSEDDQSGSSYIPVTISKDSVTKAYRYGADYVVLPSVLVDQTVYESFPGLDLRGFLNREALPRYFLTSESSFITADTRLGCQSDLMAFSALVDVMLENRKIAVARYVSKKDSEVNMCALCPVLIEHSNINSEKKFVKSLTLCRLPFAEDERVTDFPKLLDRTTTSGVPLKKETDGHQIDELMEQFVDSMDTDELPEIPLGNYYQPIGEVTTDTTLPLPSLNKDQEENKKDPLRIPTVFVYRQQQVLLEWIHQLMINDSREFEIPELPDSLKNKISPYTHKKFDSTKLVEVLGIKKVDKLKLDSELKTELEREKIPDLETLLKRGEQHSRGSPNNSNN from the coding sequence ATGTCAAGTGAGTCAACAACTTTCATCGTGGATGTTTCACCAtcaatgatgaaaaataataatgtttCCAAATCTATGGCATATCTAGAGTACACTCTATTAAACAAatctaaaaaaagtagaaaaaCAGATTGGATAAGCTGTTATCTCGCTAATTGTCCCGTATCTGAGAATTCCCAGGAAATACCAAATGTGTTCCAAATACAATCCTTTTTGGCTCCTGTTACCACGACGGCCACCATTGGGTTTATAAAACGCCTGAAACAATATTGTGATCAGCACAGTCATGATAGTTCGAATGAAGGCTTACAATCAATGATTCAATGTCTGTTGGTCGTCTCATTAGATATtaaacaacaatttcaagcaagaaaaattctaaaaCAAATTGTTGTATTTACAGACAATTTAGATGATCTGGATATTACtgatgaagaaatagaCCTGCTAACGGAAGAATTAAGCACAAGAATCATTTTGATTGATTGCGGTAAAGACACTCAAGAGGAGAGGAAAAAATCGAACTGGTTAAAGTTGGTCGAAGCGATACCGAATTCAAGAATCTACAATATGAATGAACTTCTTGTTGAAATCACTTCCCCAGCAACATCTGTCGTTAAGCCAGTAAGAGTATTCTCAGGCGAGCTTAGGTTAGGGGCAGATATATTATCAACACAAACATCGAATCCTAGCGGCAGCATGCAAGATGAAAATTGCTTATGTATCAAGGTAGAGGCTTTTCCTGCTACGAAAGCAGTTTCAGGCTTAAATAGGAAAACCGCTGTTGAGGTGGAAGACTCccagaagaaagaaaggTATGTGGGGGTCAAATCCATAATCGAATATGAAATTCACAACGAAggaaataagaaaaatgtcAGTGAAGATGACCAGTCTGGATCGTCATACATTCCCGTGACCATCTCCAAAGACTCTGTAACGAAGGCATACCGTTATGGTGCAGACTACGTAGTGCTACCGTCCGTTCTAGTCGATCAAACTGTATATGAATCTTTTCCAGGCTTGGATTTAAGAGGATTTTTGAATAGAGAAGCTCTTCCAAGGTACTTTTTGACGTCGGAATCCTCCTTCATTACCGCCGACACAAGACTTGGCTGTCAATCTGACTTAATGGCTTTCAGTGCTCTAGTGGATGTTATGCtagaaaatagaaaaattgcTGTTGCAAGATATGTGAGCAAGAAAGACAGTGAAGTGAATATGTGTGCATTGTGTCCCGTTCTAATTGAGCACAGTAACATTAATTCCGAGAAGAAGTTTGTTAAGAGCCTTACCTTGTGTAGATTACCATTCGCGGAAGACGAGAGGGTAACTgattttccaaaacttCTGGATCGAACAACTACATCCGGGGTACCGctgaaaaaggaaacagACGGGCATCAAATCGATGAGCTTATGGAACAATTTGTAGATTCAATGGATACAGATGAGCTACCAGAGATTCCGTTAGGCAACTACTATCAACCCATAGGCGAAGTAACAACAGACACCACTCTCCCACTTCCCTCTTTAAATAAAGACCAagaggaaaacaaaaaggatCCTCTTAGAATACCCACGGTTTTTGTCTACAGGCAACAACAGGTGCTACTGGAATGGATTCACCAACTGATGATCAATGATTCCAGGGAATTTGAAATCCCAGAGCTTCCTGACtcattgaaaaacaaaataagTCCTTACACGCACAAGAAATTTGATAGCACAAAATTGGTTGAAGTGCTCGGCATCAAGAAAGTAGACAAATTAAAACTCGACTCCGAACTAAAAACTGAGCTTGAGAGGGAAAAGATCCCGGACCTAGAAACGCTATTGAAGCGCGGTGAACAACACAGTAGGGGAAGTCCAAACAATAGCAATAATTAA
- a CDS encoding uncharacterized protein (hypothetical protein; may have been brought into S. cerevisiae genome via horizontal transfer mediated by Ty1 retrotransposition), translating to MISMEAINNFIKTAPKHDYLTGGVHHSGNVDVLQLSGNKEDGSLVWNHTFVDVDNNVVAKFEDALEKLESLHRRSSSSTGNEEHANV from the coding sequence ATGATATCGATGGAAGCAATCAACAATTTTATCAAGACCGCACCAAAGCACGACTATCTGACAGGCGGAGTTCATCATTCTGGTAATGTAGACGTGTTACAATTAAGCGGCAATAAAGAAGATGGTAGTTTAGTATGGAACCATACTTTTGTTGATGTAGACAACAATGTGGTAGCTAAGTTTGAAGACGCTCTCgaaaaacttgaaagtTTGCACCGGCGCTCATCCTCATCCACAGGCAATGAAGAACACGCTAACGTTTAA
- the SPG4 gene encoding Spg4p (Protein required for high temperature survival during stationary phase; not required for growth on nonfermentable carbon sources): MGSFWDAFAVYDKKKHADPSVYGGNHNNTGDSKTQVMFSKEYRQPRTHQQENLQSMRRSSIGSQDSSDVEDVKEGRLPAEVEIPKNVDISNMSQGEFLRLYESLRRGEPDNKVNR, from the coding sequence ATGGGTAGTTTTTGGGACGCATTCGCAGTATAcgacaagaaaaagcacGCAGATCCAAGTGTATATGGAGGAAACCATAACAACACAGGAGACAGTAAAACGCAGGTTATGTTTTCGAAAGAGTACCGTCAACCTAGGACACATCAGCAAGAGAACTTGCAGAGCATGAGAAGATCTTCCATAGGATCACAGGACAGTTCCGATGTTGAGGACGTTAAGGAAGGGAGATTACCCGCAGAAGTAGAAATACCAAAGAATGTTGACATCTCTAACATGTCGCAAGGTGAGTTTTTAAGACTTTACGAAAGTTTGAGGAGGGGGGAACCCGACAATAAAGTAAATAGATAA
- the ILV2 gene encoding acetolactate synthase catalytic subunit (Acetolactate synthase; catalyses the first common step in isoleucine and valine biosynthesis and is the target of several classes of inhibitors, localizes to the mitochondria; expression of the gene is under general amino acid control), which produces MIRQSTLKNFAIKRCFQHIAYRNTPAMRSVALAQRFYSSSSRYYSASPLPASKRPEPAPSFNVDPLEQPAEPSKLAKKLRAEPDMDTSFVGLTGGQIFNEMMSRQNVDTVFGYPGGAILPVYDAIHNSDKFNFVLPKHEQGAGHMAEGYARASGKPGVVLVTSGPGATNVVTPMADAFADGIPMVVFTGQVPTSAIGTDAFQEADVVGISRSCTKWNVMVKSVEELPLRINEAFEIATSGRPGPVLVDLPKDVTAAILRNPIPTKTTLPSNALNQLTSRAQDEFVMQSINKAADLINLAKKPVLYVGAGILNHADGPRLLKELSDRAQIPVTTTLQGLGSFDQEDPKSLDMLGMHGCATANLAVQNADLIIAVGARFDDRVTGNISKFAPEARRAAAEGRGGIIHFEVSPKNINKVVQTQIAVEGDATTNLGKMMSKIFPVKERSEWFAQINKWKKEYPYAYMEETPGSKIKPQTVIKKLSKVANDTGRHVIVTTGVGQHQMWAAQHWTWRNPHTFITSGGLGTMGYGLPAAIGAQVAKPESLVIDIDGDASFNMTLTELSSAVQAGTPVKILILNNEEQGMVTQWQSLFYEHRYSHTHQLNPDFIKLAEAMGLKGLRVKKQEELDAKLKEFVSTKGPVLLEVEVDKKVPVLPMVAGGSGLDEFINFDPEVERQQTELRHKRTGGKH; this is translated from the coding sequence atgatCAGACAATCTACGCTAAAAAACTTCGCTATTAAGCGTTGCTTTCAACATATAGCATACCGCAACACACCTGCCATGAGATCAGTAGCTCTCGCGCAGCGCTTTTATAGTTCGTCTTCCCGTTATTACAGTGCGTCTCCATTACCAGCCTCTAAAAGGCCAGAGCCTGCTCCAAGTTTCAATGTTGATCCATTAGAACAGCCCGCTGAACCTTCAAAATTGGCTAAGAAACTACGCGCTGAGCCTGACATGGATACCTCTTTCGTCGGTTTAACTGGTGGTCAAATATTTAACGAAATGATGTCCAGACAAAACGTTGATACTGTATTTGGTTATCCAGGTGGTGCTATCCTACCTGTTTACGATGCCATTCATAACAGTGATAAATTCAACTTCGTTCTTCCAAAACACGAACAAGGTGCCGGTCACATGGCAGAAGGCTACGCCAGAGCTTCTGGTAAACCAGGTGTTGTCTTGGTTACTTCTGGGCCAGGTGCCACCAATGTCGTTACTCCAATGGCAGATGCCTTTGCAGACGGGATTCCAATGGTTGTCTTTACAGGGCAAGTCCCAACTAGTGCTATCGGTACTGATGCTTTCCAAGAGGCTGACGTCGTTGGTATTTCTAGATCTTGTACGAAATGGAATGTCATGGTCAAGTCCGTGGAAGAATTGCCATTGCGTATTAACGAGGCTTTTGAAATTGCCACGAGCGGTAGACCGGGACCAGTCTTGGTCGATTTACCAAAGGATGTTACAGCAGCTATCTTAAGAAATCCAATTCCAACAAAAACAACTCTTCCATCAAACGCACTAAACCAATTAACCAGTCGCGCACAAGATGAATTTGTCATGCAAAGTATCAATAAAGCAGCAGATTTGATCAACTTGGCAAAGAAACCTGTCTTATACGTCGGTGCTGGTATTTTAAACCATGCAGATGGTCCAAGATTACTAAAAGAATTAAGTGACCGTGCTCAAATACCTGTCACCACTACTTTACAAGGTTTAGGTTCATTCGACCAAGAAGATCCAAAATCATTGGATATGCTTGGTATGCACGGTTGTGCTACTGCCAACCTGGCAGTGCAAAATGCCGACTTGATAATTGCAGTTGGTGCTAGATTCGACGACCGTGTCACTGGTAATATTTCTAAATTCGCTCCAGAAGCTCGTCGTGCAGCTGCCGAGGGTAGAGGTGGTATTATTCATTTCGAGGTTAGTCCAAAAAACATAAACAAGGTTGTTCAAACTCAAATAGCAGTGGAAGGTGATGCTACGACCAATCTGGGCAAAATGATGTCAAAGATTTTCCCAGTTAAGGAGAGGTCTGAATGGTTTGctcaaataaataaatggAAGAAGGAATACCCATACGCTTATATGGAGGAGACTCCAGGATCTAAAATTAAACCACAGACGGTTATAAAGAAACTATCCAAGGTTGCCAACGACACAGGAAGACATGTCATTGTTACAACGGGTGTGGGGCAACATCAAATGTGGGCTGCTCAACACTGGACATGGAGAAATCCACATACTTTCATCACATCAGGTGGTTTAGGTACGATGGGTTACGGTCTCCCTGCCGCCATCGGTGCTCAAGTTGCAAAGCCAGAATCTTTGGTTATTGACATTGATGGTGACGCATCCTTTAACATGACTCTAACGGAATTGAGTTCTGCCGTTCAAGCTGGTACTCCAGtgaagattttgattttgaacaATGAAGAGCAAGGTATGGTTACTCAATGGCAATCCCTGTTCTACGAACATCGTTATTCCCACACACATCAATTGAACCCTGATTTCATAAAACTAGCGGAGGCTATGGGTTTAAAAGGTTTAAGAGTCAAGAAGCAAGAGGAATTGGACGCTAAGTTGAAAGAATTCGTTTCTACCAAGGGCCCAGTTTTGCTTGAAGTGGAAGTTGATAAAAAAGTTCCTGTTTTGCCAATGGTGGCAGGTGGTAGCGGTCTAGACGAGTTCATAAATTTTGACCCAGAAGTTGAAAGACAACAGACTGAATTACGTCATAAGCGTACAGGCGGTAAGCActga